A part of Pantoea vagans genomic DNA contains:
- a CDS encoding amino acid ABC transporter substrate-binding protein, with translation MKKMMLSTLIAAASLVAIAQQAHAGTTLDAIKKKGFVQCGISDGLPGFSYADAGGKFTGIDVDVCRAAAAAVFGDATKVKYTPLTAKERFTALQSGEVDVLSRNTTWTSSRDGGMGFLFAGVNYYDGIGFLTHQKAGLKSAKELDGATVCIQAGTDTELNVADFFKANKMQYTPVTFDRSDESAKALDSGRCDTLASDQSQLYALRIKLGKPDEFIVLPEVISKEPLGPLVRRGDDDWFTIVKWSLYAMLNAEEMGINSKNVDQMTAKPTTPDMAHLLGAEGDFGKDLKLDNKWAYNIIKQVGNYQESFDRNVGKDSALKIARGQNALWNQGGIQYAPPVR, from the coding sequence ATGAAAAAGATGATGCTCTCTACGCTAATCGCTGCCGCCTCGCTGGTTGCCATTGCTCAGCAGGCACACGCAGGCACCACACTGGATGCGATAAAGAAAAAAGGTTTTGTTCAATGTGGTATCAGTGACGGCCTGCCGGGCTTCTCCTATGCAGATGCTGGCGGCAAGTTTACCGGTATCGATGTGGATGTGTGTCGTGCTGCGGCCGCCGCGGTATTCGGCGATGCGACCAAAGTGAAGTATACCCCTCTGACCGCGAAAGAGCGTTTTACCGCGCTGCAGTCAGGCGAAGTGGATGTACTTTCACGTAACACCACCTGGACCTCATCGCGTGATGGCGGCATGGGCTTCCTGTTTGCGGGCGTGAACTATTACGACGGCATCGGCTTCCTGACTCACCAGAAAGCCGGTCTGAAAAGTGCGAAAGAGCTGGACGGTGCCACCGTCTGTATTCAGGCGGGAACAGACACCGAGCTGAACGTGGCAGACTTCTTCAAAGCCAACAAAATGCAATATACGCCGGTGACTTTCGACCGCTCCGACGAGTCAGCTAAGGCGCTGGACAGCGGTCGCTGCGATACGCTGGCATCTGATCAGTCTCAGCTTTATGCCCTGCGCATCAAGCTCGGCAAACCTGATGAGTTTATTGTCCTGCCAGAAGTGATCTCCAAAGAGCCGCTGGGACCCCTGGTGCGTCGTGGTGATGATGACTGGTTCACCATCGTCAAATGGTCGCTCTACGCCATGCTGAATGCCGAAGAGATGGGCATCAACTCGAAGAACGTTGATCAGATGACAGCTAAGCCGACCACGCCAGATATGGCACATCTGCTGGGTGCTGAGGGTGACTTTGGTAAAGATCTGAAGCTGGATAACAAGTGGGCCTATAACATCATCAAACAGGTCGGCAACTATCAGGAAAGCTTTGACCGTAACGTCGGTAAAGACAGCGCACTGAAGATCGCGCGCGGTCAGAATGCGTTGTGGAACCAGGGCGGGATTCAGTACGCACCACCGGTACGTTAA
- the fis gene encoding DNA-binding transcriptional regulator Fis yields MFEQRVNSDVLTVSTVNSQDQVTQKPLRDSVKQALKNYFAQLNGQDVSDLYELVLAEVEQPLLDMVMQYTRGNQTRAALMMGINRGTLRKKLKKYGMN; encoded by the coding sequence ATGTTCGAACAACGCGTAAATTCTGACGTACTGACCGTTTCTACCGTTAACTCACAGGATCAGGTAACTCAAAAACCTTTGCGTGATTCGGTTAAACAGGCACTGAAGAACTATTTTGCTCAACTGAATGGTCAGGATGTGAGCGACCTGTATGAGCTGGTTTTGGCTGAAGTCGAGCAGCCTCTGTTGGACATGGTGATGCAGTATACCCGTGGCAACCAGACCCGTGCTGCCCTGATGATGGGTATCAACCGCGGTACGCTGCGTAAGAAATTGAAAAAATACGGCATGAACTGA
- the dusB gene encoding tRNA dihydrouridine synthase DusB, translating into MRIGNLQLRNRLIAAPMAGITDRPFRTLCHEMGAGMAVSEMLSSNPEVWASDKSRLRMVHSDEPGIRAVQIAGCDPSEMAQAARINVEAGAQVIDINMGCPAKKVNRKMAGSALLQYPAVVESILSAVVNAVNVPVTLKIRTGWDPENRNCVAIAQLAERCGIQALTIHGRTRACLFNGEAEYDSIRTVKQSVSIPIIANGDITDPHKARAVLDYTGADALMIGRAAQGRPWIFREIQHYLDTGELLAPLPMAEVKRLLVSHIRELHDFYGSGKGYRIARKHVSWYLQEHAPNDQFRRTFNAIEDASEQLEALEAYFENLA; encoded by the coding sequence ATGCGTATTGGAAACCTCCAGCTGAGAAATCGACTGATTGCAGCACCGATGGCCGGTATTACCGACAGGCCGTTCAGGACGCTGTGTCACGAAATGGGTGCAGGCATGGCAGTTTCTGAGATGCTGTCTTCTAACCCGGAAGTGTGGGCTAGCGACAAATCTCGATTACGTATGGTTCACAGTGATGAGCCAGGCATTCGCGCCGTGCAAATTGCCGGTTGCGATCCCAGTGAAATGGCGCAAGCTGCACGCATTAATGTTGAGGCTGGTGCACAGGTCATCGACATTAATATGGGATGCCCTGCCAAGAAGGTTAACCGCAAAATGGCGGGTTCAGCCTTGCTGCAATATCCTGCCGTGGTGGAGTCTATTCTCTCCGCAGTGGTTAATGCAGTGAATGTGCCGGTTACGCTGAAAATTCGTACTGGCTGGGATCCTGAAAACAGGAACTGTGTCGCGATTGCCCAATTGGCTGAACGCTGCGGTATACAGGCTCTGACGATACATGGTCGCACTCGTGCCTGCCTGTTCAACGGAGAAGCTGAATATGACAGCATTCGGACAGTTAAGCAGAGTGTCTCCATTCCGATTATCGCGAATGGAGACATAACTGACCCGCATAAAGCCAGAGCGGTGCTCGACTATACAGGGGCCGATGCTCTGATGATAGGACGCGCTGCTCAGGGAAGACCGTGGATCTTCCGGGAAATCCAGCATTATCTGGACACTGGGGAGTTGCTTGCCCCGCTGCCGATGGCAGAGGTCAAGCGCTTGCTTGTTTCGCATATACGTGAGCTGCACGACTTTTACGGTTCAGGCAAGGGATACCGTATAGCGCGAAAGCACGTCTCCTGGTACCTGCAGGAGCACGCCCCGAATGACCAGTTTCGGCGCACATTCAACGCCATAGAGGATGCCAGCGAACAGCTGGAGGCGTTGGAGGCATACTTCGAAAATCTTGCGTAA
- the prmA gene encoding 50S ribosomal protein L11 methyltransferase has product MPWIQIKINSSGEHAETLSDALMEIGAVSVTFQDTNDTPVYEPLPGETRLWGDTDVIGLFDAETDMALITAELAQHPLLGDGFRHRIEQIEDKDWEREWMENFHPMRFGERLWICPSWRDVPDPDAVNVMLDPGLAFGTGTHPTTSLCLTWLDGLDLEGKTVIDFGCGSGILAIAALKLGAAQAIGIDIDPQAIQASRDNAERNGVSDRLSLYLPHQQPDNLQADVVVANILAGPLRELAPLIGVLPKSGGHLGLSGVLESQAESVCEAYTSEFTLDPVAVKEEWCRITGIKS; this is encoded by the coding sequence ATGCCGTGGATTCAAATCAAAATTAACAGCTCAGGTGAACATGCGGAAACGCTGAGCGATGCGCTGATGGAGATCGGTGCGGTTTCAGTCACCTTTCAGGATACCAACGACACGCCGGTGTATGAGCCGCTGCCAGGCGAAACGCGCCTGTGGGGCGACACCGACGTTATCGGCCTGTTCGATGCAGAAACAGATATGGCCCTGATTACTGCCGAACTGGCGCAGCATCCGCTGCTGGGTGACGGTTTTCGTCACCGGATCGAACAGATCGAAGATAAAGACTGGGAGCGCGAATGGATGGAAAACTTCCACCCGATGCGCTTCGGCGAGCGTCTCTGGATCTGTCCGAGCTGGCGTGATGTGCCGGATCCTGATGCCGTCAACGTCATGCTCGATCCCGGTCTGGCATTTGGCACCGGTACGCATCCCACCACCTCGCTCTGTCTGACGTGGCTTGATGGGCTGGATCTGGAAGGCAAAACGGTGATCGATTTCGGCTGTGGATCCGGGATCCTGGCGATCGCCGCCCTGAAGCTGGGCGCGGCTCAGGCGATCGGCATTGATATCGATCCGCAGGCCATTCAGGCCAGCCGGGATAATGCTGAGCGCAATGGTGTCTCCGATCGCCTGTCGCTCTACCTGCCCCACCAGCAACCGGACAATCTGCAGGCTGATGTGGTGGTAGCCAATATCCTGGCCGGCCCGCTGCGTGAGCTGGCACCTCTGATCGGGGTACTGCCGAAGTCTGGCGGTCACCTGGGTCTTTCGGGCGTGTTAGAGAGCCAGGCGGAGAGCGTCTGCGAGGCCTATACCAGCGAGTTCACACTCGACCCGGTTGCGGTCAAAGAAGAGTGGTGCCGGATTACCGGGATTAAATCCTGA